The proteins below come from a single Sorghum bicolor cultivar BTx623 chromosome 4, Sorghum_bicolor_NCBIv3, whole genome shotgun sequence genomic window:
- the LOC8072624 gene encoding phosphopantothenate--cysteine ligase 1 → MVAAGDPESFFATSPPLRDASAIAANLQEFVARNSHASSEGGGRRRIVCVTSGGTTVPLEQRCVRYIDNFSSGHRGAASTEYFLKAGYAVIFVHRRGSCQPFSRFLPDDSFLQFFDVTTDLKVQVVESQATVVKKAIGDYRKAIEGGSLLKLPFTTIFEYLQLLKMVATSMSSVGLHGMFYLAAAVSDFYVPWDSMEKHKIQSAGGPLDMKLSQVPKMLSVLRNQWAPLAFCISFKLETDSDILVQKAEMALNKYRMNVVVANLLATYKEEVVIISNGESNTIRRCNKDEDLEEHIIKLLEKSHSKYIYSSTEGRNKNDYGKVIPLGIKSLA, encoded by the exons ATGGTCGCGGCGGGAGATCCGGAATCCTTCTTCGCCACCTCGCCCCCGCTGCGCGACGCCAGCGCTATCGCCGCCAACCTGCAGGAGTTCGTTGCCCGCAATTCGCACGCCTCATCAG agggcggcgggcggcggcggatcGTTTGCGTCACGTCGGGCGGGACGACGGTGCCGCTGGAGCAGCGATGCGTGCGCTACATCGACAACTTCAGCTCCGGCCACCGCGGCGCCGCGTCCACCGA GTATTTCTTAAAGGCTGGCTATGCGGTCATTTTCGTCCATCGGCG AGGGAGTTGCCAACCTTTCTCTAGGTTCCTGCCTGATgattcatttctccagttctttgATGTCACAACAGATTTGAAGGTTCAAG TGGTCGAGTCCCAAGCAACAGTGGTAAAGAAAGCAATTGGGGATTATCGCAAG GCTATTGAAGGAGGCTCGCTGCTGAAACTCCCATTCACTACGATATTTGAATATCTTCAG TTACTGAAGATGGTGGCTACATCTATGAGTTCTGTGGGTCTCCACGGGATGTTCTATCTCGCTGCAGCTGTGTCTGACTTTTATGTTCCATGGGATAGCATG GAAAAACATAAGATTCAGTCAGCCGGAGGCCCACTGGATATGAAGCTCAGTCAAGTTCCAAAAATGCTTTCAGTTCTGCGAAACCAATGGGCCCCGTTGGCCTTCTGTATATCCTTCAAG CTGGAGACGGATTCAGATATTCTAGTTCAGAAAGCAGAAATGGCTCTAAACAAGTACAGGATGAACGTTGTTGTGGCCAATCTTCTTGCAACGTACAAAGAGGAGGTCGTCATTATCTCAAATGGCGAAAGCAATACCATTCGAAGGTGCAACAAAGATGAGGATCTGGAGGAGCATATAATCAAGCTCCTAGAGAAGAGCCACTCAAAATATATTTATAGTAGCACAGAAGGGCGCAATAAGAATGATTACGGAAAGGTTATACCGTTAGGCATCAAGAGTCTGGCATGA